In Caretta caretta isolate rCarCar2 chromosome 4, rCarCar1.hap1, whole genome shotgun sequence, one genomic interval encodes:
- the LOC125635497 gene encoding 16 kDa beta-galactoside-binding lectin-like isoform X1 yields the protein MNNPPGNGSTNGKSCKGPFCADPRTEGTRGLRREESLEARSQERLVATHLNVQAGECIKVKGKILPEAKGFAVNVGKDRSNLVLHFNPRFDSHGDVNVIVCNSMEDGMWGTEERETDFPFQQGDKTEICISFDTAELTVKLAGDKEIVFPNRLGLQNIEYLSVEGDFAIKAIKFS from the exons ATGAACAACCCTCCAGGCAATGGCTCCACAAATGGTAAATCATGCAAGGGGCCCTTCTGTGCTGACCCCCGCACAGAAGGAACGAGGGGGCTGAGGCGAGAAGAAAGCCTGGAGGCACGGTCCCAGGAG AGACTGGTTGCTACTCACTTGAACGTCCAGGCTGGAGAGTGCATCAAAGTGAAGGGGAAGATCTTGCCGGAAGCCAAGGG GTTTGCTGTGAATGTGGGGAAGGACCGCAGCAACCTGGTGCTGCACTTCAACCCACGCTTCGACAGCCACGGGGATGTGAACGTCATTGTGTGCAACTCCATGGAGGATGGGATGTGGGGGACAGAGGAGAGGGAGACTGACTTTCCCTTCCAGCAGGGTGACAAGACTGAG ATCTGTATCTCCTTTGACACAGCAGAGCTGACGGTGAAACTGGCTGGTGACAAGGAGATCGTGTTCCCCAATCGGCTGGGCCTGCAGAACATTGAGTACCTGTCTGTGGAAGGTGACTTTGCCATCAAAGCCATTAAGTTTAGCTAA
- the LOC125635497 gene encoding 16 kDa beta-galactoside-binding lectin-like isoform X2 has translation MECRLVATHLNVQAGECIKVKGKILPEAKGFAVNVGKDRSNLVLHFNPRFDSHGDVNVIVCNSMEDGMWGTEERETDFPFQQGDKTEICISFDTAELTVKLAGDKEIVFPNRLGLQNIEYLSVEGDFAIKAIKFS, from the exons ATGGAATGT AGACTGGTTGCTACTCACTTGAACGTCCAGGCTGGAGAGTGCATCAAAGTGAAGGGGAAGATCTTGCCGGAAGCCAAGGG GTTTGCTGTGAATGTGGGGAAGGACCGCAGCAACCTGGTGCTGCACTTCAACCCACGCTTCGACAGCCACGGGGATGTGAACGTCATTGTGTGCAACTCCATGGAGGATGGGATGTGGGGGACAGAGGAGAGGGAGACTGACTTTCCCTTCCAGCAGGGTGACAAGACTGAG ATCTGTATCTCCTTTGACACAGCAGAGCTGACGGTGAAACTGGCTGGTGACAAGGAGATCGTGTTCCCCAATCGGCTGGGCCTGCAGAACATTGAGTACCTGTCTGTGGAAGGTGACTTTGCCATCAAAGCCATTAAGTTTAGCTAA